Proteins encoded within one genomic window of Arachis ipaensis cultivar K30076 chromosome B08, Araip1.1, whole genome shotgun sequence:
- the LOC107610859 gene encoding uncharacterized protein LOC107610859 — protein MGSLNYFLGIQVTRTDGGGLLLSQERYVNDLLKKAEMQDGRPCVTPLPSTVKFFAFGGSTFNNPKLYRSVVGSLQYLTVTRPELAYCILVKCILHYIRGTSNFGLLLQPADITIVAAYSDSDWGGDPDDKRSTGDFCVLLGKNLVSWCSKKQGLWLGQALRLSIEL, from the exons ATGGGTAGCCTAAACtactttcttggtattcaagtgaCCAGGACAGACGGTGGTGGTCTTCTCTTGTCTCAAGAGAGATATGTTAATGACTTGTTAAAGAAGGCTGAGATGCAAGATGGTAGGCCGTGCGTCACTCCCCTGCCATCAACGGTTAAGTTCTTTGCCTTTGGGGGATCTACCTTCAATAACCCGAAGCTCTATCGGTCTGTTGTGGGTAGTTTGCAATACCTTACCGTGACCAGGCCTGAGTTGGCTTATTGT ATACTTGTGAAATGTATTCTGCATTACATTCGTGGTACCTCCAACTTTGGTTTGCTACTGCAACCAGCAGATATCACCATTGTGGCAGCATATAGTGATTCTGACTGGGGAGGCGATCCAGATGATAAAAGATCCACTGGGGATTTTTGTGTGCTACTTGGGAAGAATCTGGTGTCATGGTGCTCTAAGAAGCAAGGGCTGTGGCTCGGTCAAGCACTGAGGCTGAGTATCGAGCTATAG
- the LOC107610858 gene encoding uncharacterized protein LOC107610858, whose protein sequence is MSEILYDGLSELSKISLDHSAGGLLHMKKMPEEAQELIEMVQQQTVPTLSATQSLSDLTTIVSNLSKTTHSFMVETRSSIRNLEIQVSKLSRRIPETPSNTLPSKTEVNSKEECKTLTMEAEAESKEENDAEDLKENKAQEEIGSVTMHVPIETKEPEEQPSPNMREEPEDEQLAQFLAVLRKLQVNISFAEVLKKKPPYMACLNNVISEKTVLKGDKTVALCDLGSSINLMPLSVMRKLEIQEVQPTKISLGMADKSLKRAYGLVENVFVKVEDLYLPADFMILDIGEDKDNSIIFRRPFLATAKALIDVLKGELVLRLWEDYILFKILNPQSLSDKGGTTAQHLVFQPSLSVQSITEPPVIKPKFSVRHPSP, encoded by the exons ATGTCGGAGATCTTATATGATGGCCTCTCCGAGCTGTCCAAGATATcactggaccactctgctggtggattactccacatgaagaagatgcCTGAGGAGGCGCAGgagctcattgaaatg gttcaacaacagacagtTCCAACCCTTTCAGCAACACAGAGCCTCTCTGACCTGACTACTATAGTCTCTAACCTCtccaagaccactcacagtttcatggtAGAAACTAGGTCATCCATTCGGAATTTAGAGATACAGGTAAGTAAGTTGAGCAGGAGGATACCCGAGACCCCCTCCAACACTCTTCCAAGCAAGACAGAGGTGAATTCAAAGGAAGAGTGCAAGACCCTCACTATGGAAGCTgaggccgaatccaaggaggaaaatGATGCGGAGGATTTGAAGGAGAACAAGGCTCAGGAGGAGATTGGGAGTGTCACCATGCACGTCCCTATAGAGACCAAGGAGCCTGAAGAACAACCTTCTCCGAACATGCGAGAGGAACCTGAGGATGAGCAACTTGCTCAGTTCTTGGCAGTTCTCAGGAAGCTGCAAGTTAATATATCTTTTGCAGAGGTGTTGAAGAAGAAACCCCCTTATATGGCCTGCCTGAATAATGTGATTTCTGAAAAGACGGTTCTAAAGGGGGATAAAACTGTG GCATTGTGCGACCTTGGATCAAGCATCAATCTTATGCCCCTCTCTGTGATGAGGAAGCTGGAAATCCAGGAGGTGCAACCGACTAAGATCTCGCTGGGGATGGCAGATAAGTCCCTGAAACGGGCATATGGATTGGTGGAAAACGTCtttgtaaaggttgaagacctttacctccCTGCAGACTTCATGATACTAGACATTGGGGAGGACAAAGACAATTCCATCATCTTTAgaaggcctttcctagctacTGCGAAGGCCTTGATTGATGTGTTAAAAGGAGAGCTGGTTCTGAGGCTATGGGAGGACTATATCCTATTTAAGATCCTTAACCCTCAGTCTCTCTCTGACAAAGGAGGTACTACTGctcaacacttagtgttccaaccttCTCTCTCAGTACAGAGCATTACGGAGCCCCCAGtcatcaaacctaagtttagtGTCAGGCATCCATCACCATGA